The genomic DNA TTGAATCCAAGCTTCTGGAACCCGGTCAGTGCGGTGCCAAGCTATCCGGCCTGCAGGGTCGTATTGGTTTTTGCACGGGTTGCTTTGACATTTTGCAGTCGGGCCACGCCGTATTCTTCGAACAATGCAAGGAATACTGCGACCATTTAGTGGTTGTCGTTGGGCGTGGGAAGAACATTGGCAAGCTCAAACCAGGCCGCCCCATCAACCAAGACAACAATCGGCTTTTTTTGGTCGCGGCATTGGAACCAGTTGATTTCGCAGTGTTGGGCGACGAAGAGTACAGCATGGGAAAGATCGACTGCGTCACGTTCTGCGAGGACGTTCACCCGGATGTCTACATCGTTAACGACGATGACAGCGGACTGGATCAAAAGCGCGACTTCAGTCGCGACCGAGGCATCGAACTCGTGACGGTCCCGCGCGTCGTGCCCAGTTTTCTACAACCCACTTCGACTACTGAAATCATTGAGAAGGCGAAGATCTCGACGTCTTGAGATCGAATCAACCTATGAAGATTTTGACCTC from Rubripirellula amarantea includes the following:
- a CDS encoding adenylyltransferase/cytidyltransferase family protein, producing the protein MSSIESKLLEPGQCGAKLSGLQGRIGFCTGCFDILQSGHAVFFEQCKEYCDHLVVVVGRGKNIGKLKPGRPINQDNNRLFLVAALEPVDFAVLGDEEYSMGKIDCVTFCEDVHPDVYIVNDDDSGLDQKRDFSRDRGIELVTVPRVVPSFLQPTSTTEIIEKAKISTS